CAAGGCCAAGCTAAAACGCTTCTACAACAACTTCCCCTACCGCTCAACTATACAATCCATAACGATATTCCTAGAAGCATTCACAGCCACCTACAACTGGGTGCTACTCAACGGCTTATCCTAACAACATCTCGAATACACCTTAACCGGTACATTAAGGAGACACTCACTCTTAGATGCATATGCGAAATTTCACTTAATCTATCTTCAAGCCGATTTTCTTTTGGGCTCGAGGCAGAGTGATTGTTAAGATGCCGCTTGTGAACTTTGCCTTAGCCTTCGCAGTGTTAACCTTAACAGGCAGATCAATGAGTGTTTTGAACGAGTTGAACGCGATGTGTTTCTGAGAGGTGCCCCACCGCTCCCACTTCATGTTTCGATGTAGCACCGCTTTGACTTCCAGCGAATTGTTAGTGACGCTAAGCGAAATATCGTCCTTGCTGGCTACACAGGGGAGATCAACTGTCACAACCACGTTATCATCAGTGGTGGACACATCGACCAGCGGCTCTAAGCAGCTCTCCGAAGCGCTCCAGAGCGGCCTGAACTGCTCATCAAACTCATCGATTACTTCATCAATCCAATCCACTCTTCTTCCACCTATCCGTCCGGCTAACTATCTCGCAACCTTCATCCACTACCGCTAGCGATACATGATTGGGATACCCTGCTCCACAGGCTTCTGCATATCGACAATCGATCCTTCAGCCTGCTTCATCAAATCCCGCGCCTTCACACGTATCTCATCCCCCTTTTCAAGCAGGCTCTTCACATCCACATTCGTCCCTATGAGCTTGTTCAAAGCCTGAATCACCGAGGCGGCGGCACCCGGATCAGGGTACTTCAGAAAGGATTGTGACAGAAGTGCAACCGCAGGCAGATTAATCCTGCTGGACTCCTTCAACAGGACAGCGTAGATCCCGGCGATGAAACCCTCCTCCATCACCTCGATACCCCGGTTCTTCAGAAACTCCCGTGACTCAATGTTGTTCGCTACACTGTAAACATTAGGTGTCTGAATATCAACCCGCTCCTGAACAGGAACCCCGCTTAGCGAAATCGCCAGCTTCACATTCTTCGACTTGAACCACTTGGTGATAGCGCGAGCAGCAGGGCCGAGCGCCGTGATAGGCAACGGAACCTCCGACATCAAAACAAGCAGATTCTCATTCCCGTAAATCCGAACCGGATCCTTCAGAATACCGTCATGCAATACCATAACGGGAGGAAACTCATCCGACTCCAAGTGAGCTACCTCACTCAACTCGAGCTGCTCAATCACATGCGACCCCGCAATCGTACCGACCAGCCCAACGTCAGGTAACCCTTCAATCGCTATAGGCGAGCGGAACCGCACATCCCGATCCTCAACAACCTGAACTATTTCTGGCATCTAAACAGAAAAGGCCAACAGATAATTTAATCATTATGCTTACCAGATCACATTAAGGCGCCACCAAAACCCCTTAGCGCAAGCATTCCAAACGACACTTAAACCGACCGCCTGTTCAGGAGACCCCGCAAAGAAATTAAATAGCCAGCAGCTCATCACAAGAGCCGTGGTTACAGTAGCAGACGTTATGACGAAGGACGTTGTCACTATCGAAGGTGACAAAACGGTCCTAGAAGCCGCTAAAATGATGCGGCTGAAAAAGTTCAGCAGCCTAGTTGTCACCGACAAAGGAAAGACAGCAGGTATCCTAACCGAGCGGGATCTAGTCAGAAAAGTCTTAGCCGAAGACCGTGATCCCAGCAAACTGCTAATCTACCAAATAATGTCCACTGAACTAATCACCACAACCCCTGAAACCTCAATCGAAAACGCCGCCAAAGTCATGACCGAACAACGCGTCAGAAGACTACCCGTCATGAAAAACAAGAAACTCGTAGGCATCATCACAGCCAGCGACATCGCCAGACACCTCAGCGACGCCACCAGCAGCATAGAAATGCTCCTACGCTCACTCAGAAAATCACCAAACCACGGTTGAACGGCAAGAGCAGGCAGTCTAGCCTAGGTTTCGAAGCCAACTTCTAGGATATCGAATGGAGCCGACTCGTCTAGAACTACCTTCCGCTCCAAAACCTCCGCAACATTAGGCTTCACTTCACCGTTCTCACCGGTGAGAAACCGCCTGATACTCAGCCCACCATCGCATTCAACACGGAGACGCAGACGCTTCCACTTATCTTCACCTGCCTCCACCGCCGATTCAGCAGTCAACTTGCGAATCTTCTTAGTTATGCTGCGTCTGCCAGGCGGAGTCATCGTGACTGCGACGCCTGTGAAGGCGGTTTCGAGATTCTTCAAAGCATCCTCGGTTACAGGCTGATCTAGAACCATTTTGCTTTCAACGGTTACTGTGAACTCTCTATCGCTGCTCGGTTCCCCTTCAAGGATTGAAAACTCCTTCAGAGATACTGCGCCGTTAACAGCCTGCATTATTGATTCAAGGTTTGAGGGCTTACGCACCATCGGCTCAGAGACCTCTGCGTAGAAGGGTCGTCCGCGACCCAGAACAAGGCTATCTGTGTCTTCGCCTCCGAGCCAGGTGAACCTAACTTTGCCTGCTTTGAAGAGGTTGAGGAGAGGTTCTGAGAGGCGCTGCTCGACGCTGTCACTAGTAGAGTATCCGGTGAGGTCGCATTTAGGGCAGCCTTCTCCGCGGCACTCGGGGCAGCGCCGCCGCTTCTGCGGGATGCCGCGTTGAGTCTTCACGTACCTCCCATACACGTAGAGAGGGCGAGGAGTTACTTCAGCATGATCTATGAGAGTATCAATCACAACTGTGACATCTGGAACACGGTGCTTAGCCTCGACGCCGAGCCGCTGTGAAATAATACGGTTCAGTTCACCTGTAAAGTTGGTTTTAACTGTCTCACCGCCACGAAGCTTCATCTCAGCCCTTAGATGATCCTCCTTCTCAGTGATAGATATCGGGATCTTGGCGCCAATAATGATGCTGCTAAACTCATAATCTTTAACCGCGTTCAGCACCAGCTCAACATACCTCTCCAGGTTGGAGAGAAGACCACCGCAGATGTAGCACGGTTGCTGTTGATCAGCCTCCGCGCCGGTGAACCCAGCCTGTTGTCTCAGATCCCTACCTTTCGAAGCGTAGTCGAAACTCCTAGGCTCAGATGAAAACTGTCGTCCAAGACATGAGTCACAGAGAGGATACCGCTTCAAAAGATCCTCCACATCGCTTCTTCGGTTTTGCATACTGACTAACCAATCACTCGCTAACCACTAGTTGATTAAGTAATTCATTCGTTCATCCGCGTTGTTGCTACTGCTGTTCTAGGCGCTTCATCATCTGGCGGAACTGCCGGCCTCGGCTCGCCT
This window of the Nitrososphaerota archaeon genome carries:
- a CDS encoding tRNA pseudouridine(54/55) synthase Pus10 codes for the protein MQNRRSDVEDLLKRYPLCDSCLGRQFSSEPRSFDYASKGRDLRQQAGFTGAEADQQQPCYICGGLLSNLERYVELVLNAVKDYEFSSIIIGAKIPISITEKEDHLRAEMKLRGGETVKTNFTGELNRIISQRLGVEAKHRVPDVTVVIDTLIDHAEVTPRPLYVYGRYVKTQRGIPQKRRRCPECRGEGCPKCDLTGYSTSDSVEQRLSEPLLNLFKAGKVRFTWLGGEDTDSLVLGRGRPFYAEVSEPMVRKPSNLESIMQAVNGAVSLKEFSILEGEPSSDREFTVTVESKMVLDQPVTEDALKNLETAFTGVAVTMTPPGRRSITKKIRKLTAESAVEAGEDKWKRLRLRVECDGGLSIRRFLTGENGEVKPNVAEVLERKVVLDESAPFDILEVGFET
- a CDS encoding Hsp20/alpha crystallin family protein, translated to MDWIDEVIDEFDEQFRPLWSASESCLEPLVDVSTTDDNVVVTVDLPCVASKDDISLSVTNNSLEVKAVLHRNMKWERWGTSQKHIAFNSFKTLIDLPVKVNTAKAKAKFTSGILTITLPRAQKKIGLKID
- a CDS encoding CBS domain-containing protein; the protein is MTKDVVTIEGDKTVLEAAKMMRLKKFSSLVVTDKGKTAGILTERDLVRKVLAEDRDPSKLLIYQIMSTELITTTPETSIENAAKVMTEQRVRRLPVMKNKKLVGIITASDIARHLSDATSSIEMLLRSLRKSPNHG
- a CDS encoding PAC2 family protein — its product is MPEIVQVVEDRDVRFRSPIAIEGLPDVGLVGTIAGSHVIEQLELSEVAHLESDEFPPVMVLHDGILKDPVRIYGNENLLVLMSEVPLPITALGPAARAITKWFKSKNVKLAISLSGVPVQERVDIQTPNVYSVANNIESREFLKNRGIEVMEEGFIAGIYAVLLKESSRINLPAVALLSQSFLKYPDPGAAASVIQALNKLIGTNVDVKSLLEKGDEIRVKARDLMKQAEGSIVDMQKPVEQGIPIMYR